Within Telopea speciosissima isolate NSW1024214 ecotype Mountain lineage chromosome 8, Tspe_v1, whole genome shotgun sequence, the genomic segment ttttttgttttggtaaattgTACTTGGGGTGCTTCACGTTTAATATATTATGTTTGGATATCTTTTTCCATATTTCCAATTTTGCTCATATCACCACCTCCCACTATCAGCCTCAATGGCTGGTTGTCATCATCTGAGGGTGGGTACCCCAGCACATCGGctggaaaagagggaaaaaccAAACATAATATCTAtgggtaaaattgaaaattaaaaaagaaaaaggtaccGAGACATAATATTTATCAAGCATGAGGAACCCCAAACATATCAAAGCGAACCTGAGCTGCCCtagtttggatcctctattgtcgagctgCCCGACAGGATCGTGTTGCTGAGAAACAGCGAGGTGAGGaatgaccgcctcacccctgctcgagcaaggcactcgggcaggggAAAGGAGGTCATTCTGTGTGTTGCTGTGTCTCGGCAGCACGGttctgccgggcagctcggtagtagaggatctgaatccgagGTGCCCAAAGTGTAGTTTCTCTAAACGCTAAATACCTCAAatgtaattttctttattttttggttaataGATGATGGATTCTCTCTTAGTAGAATATTATTCTATTATCacttggataaaaaaaaaaaatcggggAGAGGGTTTCTCACGACTCCAACGTGGGGAATTGAGATTGGCCTAATATATATGTAGGCCATATGGTTaaggtggaagagagaaaacaagcAATAAAAAACACATATGAGAGGGCAACAGTACCTTGGTGTTGTGGttctttaaaactaaaaaaatttgGTTGAAAGAACCTTGCCAAGCTACATATGCAATGTGTCTGTCTCTTTCGTCCCTCTTGTTAAATGATATATCTATCCTTTATTAAAtgaaaaatttctttaaaactaaaaaaattagGTTGAAAGAAGGTTGCCAAGCTGCATATGCTATGCTCATGCCTCCCTGTGTCCATCTCTTTCGTCCCTCTTATTAAATGATATATCTGTCCCTTATTATCTGGGAAGAGATAGACATTGAGAGGTAAAGTTAAATTGGCAGTGTTCTTCCTCCCAAAAAAGTTAAATAGATAAAGAAATCAAGGAATAAAAAACGATTCAGATCCTACGAACAGGATTGGGGGAATCAGTTGCATGACAATGCATCAGTGTGGGGACCACAAAAGATCCAACTTGGCAAGCAATGAGCCTTGAGTTGGTCCCCctaggtaattaattaattacattaTTTGGGTTGTCatatataaaaattatattattagggaaaaagaaagctcCTTCATGCATGCTCCACTCCGTTGGATCATAGGTGTGATGATTTACTTTAAGGGCAAAGTATTTGGTTCAAGTCTAGGATGGCCTAGCTGTGCTTTTACATTGGGTTGTTGCGATCAAAGACTATTTGAAAGTGGCTTTTCTGCTTAGAAATGAAATGATGTTTCTACAAATTTTTACTACCATTGGATCATTTGTATCTATATGCATCAGGAACTTGATTCATAGATCTTTCGGTTCTagaaataaaatgatcaaaccATTTGTTCTGACTCTTTCAAATTCGAGAAATGTTAGTTGAGACTAACATGGCTGATATGGCATGTGTTGGTAGGCTACAGAGTGCAGGTCAGTTCACCCCAAGCTTAAAAATCCCAGAATCAAAATCAACAGTCCCAGTTAATTCTATTTCGATATGATCAAAATCAGCCAGAATTGGTACGAAATCGGTGGAAGACCTTAGTTCTGTACAGGATTGATCCGATCCAAACCGGCTGAATTGAGATCGGCCCCCAACAATTGAACCAATCCGGTCTAATTTTTCAAACCCTGGTTCACCCTTTTTCACTATGGAATCGCGTGACGCCGCTTCACTTCGACCTGCCTTCCCCCTCGGGTGTTGCCTCTTGACCCTTGGGATTAGGTTTTTTGATTCGATTCTCTGTTTTGGTGAGCCCTTTGACCTCTCGGCGTTCTCAAGAGTCATCCATGGGTCTCCCTTATTGTAAATATGgtatttaaaagaagaagaaaaggaaaggaccACATGGGACCACCAGTAAGAagaagaggtagaagaagaaagaagaaaatgggaaaCAAGACAGAGAGAAGAGACAAATAAAAACGGaggaaagttttccttcaactcCTGAAATAAGGAGGTGGAAGAGGAATAATTATTACtttcaattccttcaattcctttaaatagggggagtggatcccacttTGGGTAGTGTTTTTGGAtaaggggtaggatggtcatttttgccccatgtgaggaattagaggaattgaaaggaacaacgaattggaggggacaacgATTCGTAGAAGAGAGTGTTTAAGTTCTAACAAATTTCTTTTAACAATATTTTCAGAGGATTGAGACAAAGGTGCTACTTTAGGGACTAAGGGAAATTACAAAAGGTATGATCTCAGCCAGGAAAAGTCCTATTTGACAATTTTCTAACATTAGATGCTCAATTgtacttaaaaaaaaaccccattaGAGACCCCCAATTTGATATAAATAAATCCAAGTATTATTGGCTAGGAAAGTTGAACACATTGTCCTTATGTCCTCGCTAACATGAAAACCATGTTATTAataataagggagagggttctgtAAGCAAGTCGCATAAAGAGCGGATGTATAAGAGGAGACCGAAGACCTCAAGAATAACTGACGTGGGATTATTATTCTTTTCTCATGATCTTAATTGTGAGATGTTGGACTTTGCCAACTACACTACCCCATTCAGGTTGATGTGAGACTATTCTCCCAACACCTTCCACAAGTTGATTACTTAACTAGATGTAGTACGTACTCGCCACATGTGCGAGTGCATCTGCATGCACATTTGTGTGTTTGTTCTCTCTTTGAAAAATGGGCTAGTCTTCCAAATCCaatgaattgggagaagtggaAATATTGCCCTCTCATCTTTGgattaaagtgtttttattTTACAAAGTCAAATACATAGAGCATTGAACTGAATCTATTTTCAGGGTAGGAGATTGCTGCTTGGTTGCCTAGCCCCTGCACCAACATGGGGCCAATGAAAGTACGTAGGGGTATATATatggatggaattttttattttattattggcGAGATGGTAATTTTACATGTTCATGTGTCTAAGCATAAGGTCTACATGACCTGTCAACGTtcttttttccctatttttaataacgaaaagaaaacatatgtattttatatatatatatatatatatatttggaaaAGGCTCTCTATTCCTAAGGTGTAAACCACACCTCATCACATGTATTAttataagaatttttttaaaatgagaaaaaatgATTAAAGAAATAAATGTTAGGGTACATAATACATCTTGTCCTTCTCAAGTATTGTCCAAGGTCCTCCAAAACCACTCACATAGAATCCATTGTAGAACTCACAAGAGGAATGAATTCCATGTGAGTGGTCCTAGAGggccttggacggtacttgtacaaggacttgaCTGGTCTCAAACCAGCTCTcccatatatatgtatattaatATAAAAGGAACAAAACATGAATTAAAAATTGGTAGGGGCAAAGGGAAATACCCACCATCCCTATATATCCACTTATGAGAtttctttcaaccaaaaaaaaataaaaaaaacttatgaGATTTCTATATCCTCTTTTGGTCCCTAACTACAAATCGTTGGACCATAAAGGTAGTAAGTTAGAATCATTAAACGGCTTGGACCTTTTAGTTGGCAAGTTAGAATCATTAAATGCCCCAACCATTAGTTGATAAACacttaggctacgtttggaaTCCAAGataggggggtgggggagggggtggggaaagaattgaaaatttaaaagaaaaaatatgtaTATTTTTGTCTTATAAGAAAACTTAGAATTGCTTAACCCAACTTCctcaaacaaaaaatcaaaaagacTCATAGGTGCCCAAGATTCCCAAGGTGACCACAATATTGTCGGTaggtctttggttccattggtatgttttctttcattttgttttgttgctgTCCCTCTTCAGTACGATTTTCAAAATTGGGATCAGATCTGGAATCAAAATCTACGGTTGATCCCAACTTTGTGTAACTTGGATTGGCCGATCTCATTCCAAAATCTAAAGTTAGGGTTAGAGTTATTTTAGACCGGTTATCCGGTCATGTGCTAGGTGTGATGGCCACGCTTAGACACATAACCCACCTTGGGGTATCTAGAATTTCTGCTTTTACATGGGGGTATgcaggaaaattatcacctccagtttgctgaccggcccagttccccagttcctctaatagggggatggtggaccccatccgggcagggtgtttgggcatgggtagagaggtcatttcagcccccctttgttagaggaactggggaactgggccggtcagcaaactggaggtgataaagatccgggtATGCAAGGTGGTTATGTATCTAGGTGTGGTATTCATGCCTAACGCATGACAGACCACACCCAATGCATAACTGGGTAGcgttctttcttcctttattaGCAAAAGATTTCGTGCATGTCGATCACGAAACCATTGGATGGAGACAATGGTCACTTTGAAATACCAAAGCTATCCTCCCTCAATTTTATGAATTGTTGATAAGACTTCCACATGCATGAATcccttccccttttttattcataaaaatcGGATATCTGTCACCTCTTGAACAACGACAGTGACTCTTGAGTCTAAAGATCAGTGAGAGACTATTTGAAGGATTCGAATTGCAGCTGACCCGCACAGACAGAAAAGCCAGAAACCAAAaaggatgaagatgatgatgagaagAATGATTTGAAAACCCAGTTGGGTGATTGGCTCTTGGCAGAGGCTACAGGGCACCACAAGTCTCACACTCTTCACTTGTCTCTCACCTCTGAAAGAGAGAGTTCCATGGATCTGAGTTGAATAATTGTCAACATTATCTGTCCCATTCATCACCCACTTGCTTGCGCCAATTCCGGTCATGCTCACGAGTCACCCCACTCACCATATACCAACCCACTTGCCCAAGAAGACCGAGCTTTGAGCTTTGAGCTTTGAGCTTTGAGCTTTGGGCTTTGATTTGTttgttcctcttcctcctctagtCCTCTCAGTCTCTGTGACTCTGACTTATCCTATCCTGCTCCTGCCCTGTATGCGGTGGCTCTGTTGACCACACACAACCACATGGGCCTCAGGAGTCAGGACCACACACATAGATTCAGGAAAGCTACCTTCAACTGTGGCCCCCCACCACACTTGACACTACCGCCCAACATCTCAGTTGGAGAAGGCTTACAGAGTTACAGACTTACAGCTCAATCAAGAAACAATGAAATGCTAAGAAGGAAATtgctctttttgtttctttcttttttgagtagtttttttttttttaaatttgattgaTGCTTGTTTAATGCTCATGGGTTCCGTACAGTGGCAAATTGTAGTTTCATTCCTGGTATGATGCTTACTTGGGATCCCTTTTGAATTGGTTCAGATCCTCTAGGGATGTTCATGCTAAAAGAAGTTCAGAAAAAGCTTGCTGATTGAGATTGACCATCACAAGCAAACCCAAACTTGAATAAAAGTGAGCCTTGATGAAGTACAGTTCAGTGAAGATTGAAGAATAGAAATACACTACTCTACACCAGATGAACATTAATAAAAATTCGACCCATTAGAATCCAAGAATTAGGTCATGACTACAGCTTGATTAAATGGGCGCCAGAAGTCCAAGAACGATGTCATCAACTCAAGGTAAGAGAAGGACATTGATGAGAGTTCAACAACATGTGTACGAGgatagaagggggggggagatCAAAGCTGAGAATTCTTGGAgtgaagactttctttttccAAATTCTAGTTTCATTCATAAGAACCTAAGATATCCTTTACATTTTGCAGAAGGTAACAAAGGCAGCATATGGTACAGGTAAATTTACAAGGAGATGTCGACAAGTTGAATCTCACTGCCAAGTGCTAATGTTGTTGAAGAAGAACCTGCTTGGTCAGGCTCTTACTCCACCAATACTCTGATCTACATACACATTGGATGACAGTGCCTGGTTGACCTGAAAATGCTTCTATGAGCATGATTTTATTAAACCCAGGCTATAAAGGAATTTCTCTGATCTGGTTCGGAAGAGAGTACCGAGGGAAAACCTTGCACTTCCCTGTGGAGGAGATTTTGAATATACATCATTTTCCACACGGAGTATCGTCTGGCCAATCTCGCTCCTAACTGCCTCAATGGTTTCACTCTTGACCTGATACCCAGATGCATCTGTCACATAGAACACATTCACAGCTTGGGATCCCCTGGTTGTGACCTCTGCCCTAGTCACTGAAAGCCCATTTTCCCTAAATATGCGGGTTACATCAGATAGAAGTCCAACCCGGTCTTCACTGCAGAGTTCGAGCCTTAGTCCCTGGATTACCAGAACATCAACATAGATCAGAATCTCTTCGACCAAAAGTAACATAAGAAACATCAACAAAATTTTACTGATGAAAAGTAGAATGCAAATAATCCTTCTTATGTCCATACCTCAGACGTTCGCCTTCGAATAGCTGCCTCCAAGCAATGGATTAGCCGTTGCCTCTCTGCTTCTGAGTTGACAGGACACCCGTCCTTATGCCTGATAAAATATTCCTGTGAGAGGAGGAGCAAAATCAGTTATTAAACAACTGTCAGTTCTATAGAATGAAGAAACAGAGTTAAATTTTAAAGAACATGCCATTTATACAAGATTGACTTTGGTAGAGAAGCCTCAAATATGTTCTTTTCGAAGTACAATGAGCAACATTCTAATTCAAATGGGTTAGAGATGAAATTCAGCATATGCCACTCTACTAGTAAGTGATTGAAGAAAACCTGATATGCCTCTGGTCCTTCTGCAATGACAGTAGCATGGAAGACTACATACTGCATATCTGTTAAAGTGCACACAGCATCAAAGAGGAGCTTAGGCCGGTCCATGCACCTCAAATTCACAACTGTGTACCCCTTCTCTTCACAATTCTCCACCGTCACTAAGGGTTTACTCTGCTCAcaggtgttggtgggcttgTCTTCATCCTTGTCGTAATCACGATCGGCATACATCATCTGATGAAGCCTCCTTTCAGTGTGAGTTCCACCCACAGAAACAACTGTATTGGCACTACGCTTATCTCTATCACCCTTGAGCACATAAAGGAGAAGTTGTTTGATCTTAGCAAGACGGTCCGGATTATCGATTGGTGACCCAGTAGCTTCATCAGTGATGTAGACAACAGATGCCATCCGTGAATTGTGGGTCCAGACTTCAGAAGCCACAACATTGCATTTAAGATCAGCAAGAACGGCAAAGATCTCTGATAGCAAGCCCGGTCGGTCTCTTCCAGTCAATTCAATAGTTGTGTGTTCCATAGCAGCCTGGACACCCACAGACCTTCTCAAGGACCGGAAGCTCCGTGCTCTTGGTCCCAATGACTGACATATTGAATGGTAACCGTCAGAACAACTCAGAATTCAGCAGGAATCACACACAGTAAAGCATTCTGGTACAACTAGGTAACAACTAATTCTTATATGTTCTCCTgctagtttatttatttatctatttatctatttattgGAAAAGGGCGAGGTGAGAAGGAGTAAGCCATTAAGGGATAAGGCCTCCTAGCGAACCATGAATGGAAGTGAAGACCTTATGAACAAGGTTTCCACTTTTTATCCAGCAAGTAAGGATAATTTTGTTCCCATCAGAAATTTAGAAACAAGGGCCAACCATGGATGAGAGGAGGACAGATAGCTTGGCATCAAACAATTAGAAGGCAGACTCATAAGGAACTAGGGTAATTCCTCACCCTACTGTAGGATTAGTTTCAAGGGTAAGGGTACTGTATTATTAAGAACTTTCAGTTTTTAAAAACAAAGAGAGTGGAATTTCGGATTAGTATCAGAGGGCACTGTGTTATTGAAAATTTTCTggtaagaaaaacaaagaacctCTGAGAACCCAATcaacaaattaagaaaaatCGCACATAATGAAAGAGGAGATTGGTTTTCAAGGATTTCAAGGATCTACCTGTTCAATGCGGTTAATAACATCACCATCTGACAGCTTATTTCCAAATTGGTCTACGACATGAAATACTACAAGAAACAGAGATACGAGATTATATTACAATTAACttaaaaacaaaggagaaagaaaaggagagtgATTTGCAACAGAGAACggaaggaggaaaaaaaaagaagaaagaaaggcagCTCACCATCCATAAACCATTCACCGTCTGAAGAAATGTAAGCTCTATTGATGGTCAAACCCAAATCAGCCAGAGCCTGCACAACCTCTAACAAGCTCCCATGCTTATTGGCACTGTCCAcctgaaaaaaacaaaaaaaaaacaattttctttcttctattaaTCGAAAAGAGTTTCAAGagtaaagaaataaacaaaaccCAGAAAAGAAGGTGGGAGGGTTGGAAATTAAATCGTTGATTATCCCAAGAAATCAATGAAAACCCGGTCATCCAAGAACAAAAGCAAATTGTAGACGGAGATGGGTTTAATATCTACATGCCTTAATCAAAGTTGCTTTGGAGCTTGAAGCATTATCAACAGTGACCCTGCAAATTCCACACCAAGAACGAAGAAGGAATAAAAACAAAACCGTTAAAAAATGGGCTCTGATTGTTTACCATTAGTAACACAGTAACAAGAGCAACCCACTTCAAAATAGATGTAAGAACGCTTGAAACATAACTAATCAACCCAATAGAAAGAAGGGAAATACCTTGGAGGGTTCATTCGAAAGAGAAGCTTCTCAAATTCATTGTCGACGTCAAGGGAAGAATACCAACAATCCATGAAGGCAAAGAAAACCAGAACTAAAGACAGGGATTTGGAAAGAAAGGAGCAGGAGAAGAGAGGGTGGGAAGGCTAGGAGATAGGAGGAGCAAAGAATGAAAGAACTGTTGTATGCTATTTCATAGAATTTCTTGAGTTCTTAGAGGAAGGGTAGAGAGGGAGACTTTAGATCTTAGAATCTTAGATCTTTGAAtctttaagaattttttttctcaaagaaTGTTAAAGAAGGAAAACGGGAGAAGTGAAAGCGCATGGGGACCTTCCGAGATTGTCGCTTCTTGTTGTGGGGGTGTGGGGCTGTGGGGGTGGGGACTGTGGGTGGGGGTGGCCGTGGTACCAACTCTTACCCCATCTCCTTGATAGCGAACTAAAAGCGAATTAGGGAAGAGCCGTTGCACATACTACCTCCGCAGCCTCGCTCGATAAAGACTTCTACTTTGttgtgattttctttttaattctttgttTTCTTGACCCTTCTAGATATCAAACATGTGATGTTTTGttcataattaaaaatagaacTTTGTGATGTCGTGATGTGGTAGCAGCCTCAGAACCccttgttttagggttttttcttctGGCTGTCCAATGTCAATTGCCAACCCCATCCCCCACACACCCCCCACTTGGCCCACACCTTTCCTTTTCTGCTTCTGCCATACCCAGGCAGCCAGCGAAGCTGGGTTTAGACTTTAGCCTGTCAGTGGTCTGATATGCCTTTTGGAGGTGGGACAGTGAGATTTCTTATGAGAGATTATGGGATCTAATAATCTGAGATTAACATAATCATTCCAGATTTGGGAGGATTCCTCCTCAGATTATGGGAtccctgctctctctctctctccctctctctctcacctccaaaCACTTTCTAATTAATGGTAGGATTGGTTGATGTAGTCGAAAGTTAGGCTGTGCAGCAAATATTctgggatgtgtgtggcacagtccagtcgttggatgccccctaggcATTCCTTGGACATTGGGCTCCAATAGAGGATCTCAAATCAAATTGATGTTGATCATTTGACTTCTACATATCGATATTGGTATCAGTATTGATATTAGTATCAGCTGAGAATGATGTGATACGGGTACCGATACTAATAACTAAAACCTTGCTCCTAAGTTGGACAGAGAATAGTTAGGACAAATTCTCAAGATTGTAACATTATTCTCTTAAACAAGGAAAAActtgaaaaggaaa encodes:
- the LOC122671997 gene encoding ACT domain-containing protein ACR4-like yields the protein MDCWYSSLDVDNEFEKLLFRMNPPRVTVDNASSSKATLIKVDSANKHGSLLEVVQALADLGLTINRAYISSDGEWFMDVFHVVDQFGNKLSDGDVINRIEQSLGPRARSFRSLRRSVGVQAAMEHTTIELTGRDRPGLLSEIFAVLADLKCNVVASEVWTHNSRMASVVYITDEATGSPIDNPDRLAKIKQLLLYVLKGDRDKRSANTVVSVGGTHTERRLHQMMYADRDYDKDEDKPTNTCEQSKPLVTVENCEEKGYTVVNLRCMDRPKLLFDAVCTLTDMQYVVFHATVIAEGPEAYQEYFIRHKDGCPVNSEAERQRLIHCLEAAIRRRTSEGLRLELCSEDRVGLLSDVTRIFRENGLSVTRAEVTTRGSQAVNVFYVTDASGYQVKSETIEAVRSEIGQTILRVENDVYSKSPPQGSARFSLGTLFRTRSEKFLYSLGLIKSCS